A single region of the Granulicella aggregans genome encodes:
- a CDS encoding NADH-ubiquinone oxidoreductase-F iron-sulfur binding region domain-containing protein, producing the protein MSAMPEVLTSIEPGRNKLGVFEDLRHVQEQIGFVPIREIERIATRRNVGVKDVHTVASFYPHFRLKPPIRVDVRVCDDMSCHLNGSRQLKKSLELQYANATDLVQVRDISCVGRCDHAPVVSINEHYKEHCNFRDVVAMVDKEILAPREYGHSPAPRSPEERGLAIQCDPYATEEEHYGIFRKLLAEKNFDETLGKLKTGELRGMGGAGFPAHIKWEGARKSPGKEKFVVCNADESEPGTIKDRFILQYLPHMVFEGMMVCGAIVGAQRGYLYIRHEYELQTEVLEEELKHIYSLGLLGKNILGTGFDFDLEVFVSPGGYICGEETALMEAIQGNRSEPRNKPPRTVNSGVWGKPTALNNVETFCHAITILGKGGDWYHNAGLPGSPGIKFVGVTGHVKHPGVFEVPMGTSYRDLVYKYAGGPPDGHEVIGFAPSGPSSGYLPASMLDIEMNWDKLKALNSMVGSGAVVVVADHGCMLDMALNSTAFYRNESCGKCSPCRIGTQKLVDLLEGWTNGHVGAGDKDMLRDLSNVLRTASLCGLGQISPAPIQSVIKHFPEIVRQHLEDGYCSANICFPNGSPQRQRSAQ; encoded by the coding sequence ATGAGCGCCATGCCTGAAGTCCTGACGAGCATCGAACCAGGACGGAACAAACTCGGTGTCTTCGAAGACCTGCGCCATGTGCAGGAACAGATCGGCTTCGTTCCCATCCGCGAGATCGAGCGCATCGCTACGCGCCGAAACGTCGGCGTCAAGGATGTTCACACCGTCGCCAGCTTCTATCCGCACTTCCGTTTGAAGCCGCCCATCCGCGTCGATGTCCGCGTGTGCGACGACATGAGCTGCCATCTCAACGGCTCGCGCCAGCTCAAAAAGTCACTCGAACTGCAGTACGCGAATGCAACTGACCTCGTGCAAGTCCGCGACATCTCCTGCGTCGGCCGCTGCGATCATGCCCCCGTCGTCAGCATCAACGAGCACTATAAAGAACACTGCAACTTCCGCGACGTCGTCGCGATGGTCGACAAAGAGATCCTTGCCCCGCGCGAGTACGGCCACAGCCCCGCACCGCGCAGCCCCGAAGAGCGCGGTCTCGCCATCCAGTGCGATCCCTACGCCACCGAGGAGGAGCACTACGGCATCTTCCGCAAGCTTCTCGCCGAGAAGAACTTCGACGAGACCCTCGGCAAGCTCAAGACCGGCGAACTCCGCGGAATGGGCGGTGCAGGCTTCCCGGCCCACATCAAGTGGGAAGGAGCGCGCAAATCACCAGGCAAAGAGAAGTTTGTCGTCTGCAACGCCGACGAGAGCGAGCCCGGAACCATCAAGGACCGCTTCATCCTGCAATACCTTCCCCATATGGTCTTCGAGGGAATGATGGTCTGCGGTGCTATCGTCGGCGCGCAGCGCGGCTATCTCTACATCCGCCACGAGTACGAGCTTCAGACCGAAGTCCTCGAAGAAGAACTCAAGCACATCTACTCCCTCGGGCTTCTGGGCAAGAACATCCTTGGCACCGGCTTCGACTTCGATCTCGAAGTCTTCGTATCGCCTGGCGGCTACATCTGCGGCGAAGAGACCGCGCTGATGGAAGCGATTCAGGGCAATCGCTCCGAGCCGCGCAATAAGCCGCCGCGCACGGTCAACTCCGGCGTCTGGGGCAAGCCCACCGCGCTCAACAACGTGGAGACCTTCTGCCATGCCATTACCATCCTCGGCAAAGGCGGCGACTGGTATCACAACGCCGGTCTTCCTGGTTCCCCGGGCATCAAGTTCGTCGGGGTCACCGGCCACGTGAAACATCCCGGCGTCTTCGAGGTTCCCATGGGCACCAGCTACCGCGACCTCGTTTATAAATACGCTGGCGGCCCGCCCGACGGCCATGAGGTGATCGGCTTCGCCCCGTCCGGTCCATCCTCCGGCTATCTTCCCGCATCGATGCTCGACATCGAGATGAACTGGGACAAGCTGAAGGCGCTCAACTCCATGGTGGGTTCGGGTGCCGTAGTCGTCGTGGCCGATCACGGCTGCATGCTCGACATGGCACTGAACTCGACGGCCTTCTATCGCAACGAGAGCTGCGGCAAATGCTCGCCCTGCCGCATCGGCACGCAAAAGCTCGTCGATCTGCTTGAGGGCTGGACGAACGGTCACGTCGGCGCGGGCGATAAAGACATGCTTCGCGATCTCTCGAACGTCCTCCGCACGGCCTCGCTCTGCGGCCTCGGCCAGATCTCACCCGCGCCCATACAGTCCGTCATCAAACACTTTCCGGAGATCGTCCGGCAGCATCTTGAAGACGGCTACTGCAGCGCGAACATCTGCTTCCCGAACGGCTCTCCGCAAAGACAACGGAGCGCCCAATGA
- a CDS encoding cyclic nucleotide-binding domain-containing protein, whose protein sequence is MSAQTNEHASGTSHEMMTLTIDDREVTVPHGTSVFDAARILGITIPVLCHQQNQTPVGACRICLCDVGERALQAACVFKAEPGMVVHTNTEPIKAVRKTLYELMLTDHPSPCLRQQQSGDCELETQAAAAGMLPPDVRFKKRAVPVMSEDDTSPAIHVDYSACILCDRCIRGCSEIRHNNVIARQGKGYFTTIAFDANEPMGNSSCVTCGECMVSCPTGALTNKKVLGQNLLQQLIQENGPKVEAFSVETEELLALPIFKGVSGTFLELNAGAVVRRNYSAGEIIVREGDNGSTAFYILEGTVDVFLGSPRAHVTTSSEPEGFFSKMRSALMPIKTNKRDEERPENPTHIRIDAPVDLPYDNPIAQLGQGDLFGEMTCMSFYPRSATVRAKTDCVMLEMLRNVLDVMQKNKTFRSQLEANYRGRALGTHLRSVPIFSTISEDFIDVLRDRVELVRYAPGQVICTEGDVADSFYLVRIGFVRVSQMRNDEEMVLAYLPRGGYFGEMGLLREVPRTATCTALDHVEVVKIYAPDFAAMLERFPEVRMQIENVARQRDRENLFHLKRSNERIANEPLHSFLAQGLMDAQSLLILDLEKCTRCDQCVKACAEAHDGVTRLLRDGVRFDKYLVATSCRQCRDPLCMVGCPVGSIRRRNSLEVIIEDWCVGCGLCAKNCPYGNITVHEFDREDAGGKYKDMALQGKVRKATSCDLCHDLEEPSCVYACPHDAAHRVNPTEFFSNLLGQDINTGVPLGINSALSSSTAEVKR, encoded by the coding sequence ATGAGCGCCCAGACAAACGAGCACGCATCTGGCACTTCGCACGAGATGATGACCCTCACGATCGACGATCGCGAGGTCACCGTTCCTCACGGCACCTCCGTCTTTGACGCCGCGCGCATCCTCGGCATCACCATCCCCGTTCTATGCCATCAGCAGAACCAGACCCCCGTCGGCGCGTGCCGTATCTGTCTCTGCGACGTCGGCGAGCGCGCCTTGCAGGCGGCCTGTGTCTTCAAGGCTGAGCCCGGCATGGTGGTTCACACCAACACCGAGCCCATCAAGGCAGTCCGCAAGACGCTCTATGAGTTGATGCTCACCGACCACCCATCGCCCTGCCTGCGCCAGCAGCAGAGCGGAGATTGCGAACTCGAAACCCAGGCCGCGGCGGCAGGCATGTTGCCTCCCGATGTGCGCTTCAAGAAGCGCGCCGTCCCTGTGATGAGCGAGGACGACACCTCACCAGCCATCCACGTCGACTACTCCGCCTGCATCCTCTGCGACCGATGCATCCGCGGCTGTTCGGAGATCCGTCACAACAACGTCATCGCGAGACAGGGCAAGGGCTACTTCACCACCATCGCCTTCGACGCCAACGAGCCGATGGGCAACTCCTCCTGCGTGACCTGCGGAGAGTGCATGGTCAGTTGCCCCACCGGCGCGCTGACCAACAAGAAAGTCCTCGGCCAGAACCTCCTTCAACAGCTCATCCAAGAGAACGGCCCGAAGGTCGAAGCCTTCTCCGTCGAGACCGAAGAACTGCTCGCTCTTCCCATCTTCAAAGGCGTCTCTGGAACCTTCCTGGAGCTGAACGCGGGAGCCGTCGTCCGCCGCAACTACTCGGCCGGCGAGATAATAGTCCGCGAAGGCGACAACGGTTCCACCGCCTTCTACATCCTCGAAGGCACGGTCGATGTCTTCCTCGGCAGCCCTCGCGCCCACGTCACAACATCGAGCGAGCCAGAAGGCTTCTTCAGCAAGATGCGCAGCGCGCTCATGCCCATCAAGACGAACAAGCGCGACGAGGAACGCCCCGAAAATCCCACACACATCCGCATCGATGCTCCCGTCGACCTGCCTTATGACAACCCCATCGCGCAGCTCGGCCAGGGCGATCTCTTCGGCGAGATGACCTGCATGAGCTTCTATCCGCGCTCGGCCACGGTTCGCGCCAAGACCGATTGCGTCATGCTCGAGATGCTGCGCAACGTCCTCGACGTGATGCAGAAGAACAAGACCTTCCGCAGCCAGCTCGAAGCCAACTATCGCGGCCGCGCCCTCGGCACGCATCTCCGCAGCGTGCCTATCTTCTCGACCATCAGCGAAGACTTCATCGACGTACTTCGCGACCGTGTCGAACTGGTCCGCTACGCTCCGGGCCAGGTGATCTGCACCGAAGGCGACGTCGCCGACTCCTTCTATCTTGTCCGCATCGGCTTCGTCCGCGTCAGCCAGATGCGCAACGACGAAGAGATGGTGCTCGCCTACCTGCCACGCGGTGGCTACTTCGGTGAGATGGGCCTTCTGCGCGAAGTGCCACGCACCGCGACCTGCACCGCGCTCGACCACGTCGAGGTCGTGAAGATCTACGCCCCTGACTTCGCGGCCATGCTTGAGCGCTTCCCCGAAGTCCGCATGCAGATCGAGAACGTTGCTCGGCAGCGCGACCGTGAGAACCTCTTCCATCTCAAGCGCTCCAACGAGCGCATCGCCAACGAGCCGCTGCACAGCTTCCTGGCCCAGGGGCTGATGGACGCACAGAGCCTGCTGATACTGGATCTCGAAAAATGTACGAGATGTGATCAGTGCGTCAAAGCCTGCGCCGAAGCGCACGACGGCGTCACTCGCCTCCTTCGCGACGGCGTTCGCTTCGACAAATATCTCGTCGCCACATCCTGCCGCCAGTGCCGCGATCCGCTCTGCATGGTCGGCTGCCCGGTCGGCTCCATCCGCCGCCGCAACTCGCTCGAAGTCATCATTGAAGACTGGTGTGTCGGCTGCGGCCTCTGCGCCAAGAACTGCCCCTACGGCAACATCACGGTGCATGAGTTCGACCGCGAAGACGCCGGCGGCAAATATAAAGACATGGCTCTCCAGGGCAAGGTTCGCAAGGCCACATCCTGCGATCTCTGCCACGACCTCGAAGAGCCAAGCTGCGTCTACGCCTGCCCCCACGACGCCGCCCACCGCGTCAACCCGACCGAGTTCTTCTCGAACCTCCTCGGCCAGGACATCAACACCGGCGTCCCCCTCGGAATCAACTCGGCCCTTAGCAGCTCAACCGCAGAGGTCAAGAGATAG
- a CDS encoding cytochrome c3 family protein gives MAIRKRTTKLLAKRHDLNYFKKGSPIRMWQWRLAAVALVAAVVWIIASSVHSAQAFSSGPISSSHAVFGQRCETCHKPVIEGAGFLPVGFGSARKVPDSACESCHTVGLHHANQTIATKQCSTCHVEHVGAMHLAAAPVTGCTQCHANLEVKNVPANIATNIQGFTKGHPDFRILRTASPEIREAAYGLKYNHAVHMKKDLTGPNNSKITLQCSYCHQVEDPAGKDTAHSGRMANVSFERSCQSCHSLDFSTKVKEQAPHAEAAKALAFVQMKMAEAAPGDKAALLKAETILFRGKCALCHTVSNIDDLPGMALPAPNGGAPTFVSSTQARFVNASFDSSGSISTPMIAPSHAPQRFFSAALFSHTAHDTVQCEECHTQALTSISGKDNLMPNIAVCQKCHDGQSRPQGPALSSGHAESGCSLCHEYHETLKAELRTGTNEGHQPAFRIDQLSSK, from the coding sequence ATGGCAATCCGCAAACGCACCACAAAACTGCTCGCCAAGCGGCACGACCTCAACTACTTCAAGAAGGGCTCGCCCATCCGCATGTGGCAGTGGCGGCTGGCCGCCGTCGCGCTGGTCGCCGCCGTCGTTTGGATCATCGCCTCCTCGGTCCACAGCGCACAGGCGTTCTCTTCCGGCCCCATCTCTTCGTCCCACGCCGTCTTCGGCCAGAGGTGCGAGACCTGCCACAAACCCGTCATCGAAGGCGCGGGCTTCCTTCCCGTCGGCTTCGGCTCGGCGCGCAAGGTGCCGGACTCCGCCTGTGAGAGCTGCCACACCGTCGGCCTCCATCACGCGAACCAGACCATCGCGACGAAGCAATGCAGCACCTGCCACGTCGAGCACGTAGGAGCGATGCACCTCGCCGCCGCTCCCGTCACCGGCTGCACCCAGTGCCACGCGAATCTTGAAGTCAAGAATGTTCCCGCCAATATCGCGACGAACATTCAAGGCTTCACCAAGGGCCATCCCGACTTCCGCATCCTCCGCACAGCTAGCCCCGAGATTCGCGAGGCCGCATACGGCCTGAAGTACAACCACGCCGTCCATATGAAGAAGGACCTCACCGGCCCGAACAACAGTAAGATCACGCTCCAGTGCTCCTACTGTCACCAGGTCGAAGACCCCGCCGGTAAAGACACGGCTCATTCGGGCCGCATGGCCAACGTGAGCTTCGAGCGCTCTTGCCAGTCCTGCCACTCGCTCGACTTCAGCACCAAAGTGAAAGAGCAGGCGCCCCACGCCGAAGCCGCCAAGGCGCTTGCGTTTGTCCAGATGAAGATGGCCGAAGCCGCGCCCGGAGACAAAGCGGCGCTCCTGAAAGCGGAGACGATCCTTTTTCGCGGAAAGTGCGCTCTCTGCCACACCGTCTCGAACATCGACGACCTGCCCGGAATGGCTCTGCCCGCTCCAAACGGCGGCGCGCCCACCTTTGTAAGCTCGACCCAGGCTCGCTTCGTGAACGCCAGCTTCGATAGTTCGGGATCGATCTCCACCCCGATGATCGCCCCATCCCACGCGCCGCAGCGCTTCTTCTCGGCCGCTCTCTTCAGCCACACCGCGCACGATACAGTGCAATGCGAAGAGTGCCACACCCAGGCGCTCACCAGCATCTCCGGCAAAGACAATCTGATGCCTAACATCGCTGTCTGCCAGAAATGCCACGACGGCCAGAGCCGCCCGCAAGGCCCCGCGCTTTCATCAGGCCACGCCGAGAGCGGCTGCAGCCTCTGCCACGAGTACCACGAGACCCTCAAGGCCGAGCTCCGCACCGGCACCAACGAAGGCCATCAGCCAGCCTTCCGAATCGACCAGCTCAGCAGCAAATAA
- a CDS encoding DUF4126 domain-containing protein → MPEFSQGDILSFVVATGFAAGLNVYATALALGAMARLHWIELPVGLELLANTWILSASGVLFAIEGVADKIPGFDLIWNALHTFVRIPVAALMAYAAGSQLPPAAHVLATCLGAGFAAIAHGSKSAARVAVTPSPEPVSNIALSTAEDAGAVGLSWVAVHHPLTGAAVVAALAVGGIGLMWWGYRLARSGVRRLVRRPTSH, encoded by the coding sequence ATGCCTGAGTTTTCACAGGGCGACATCCTCTCGTTCGTGGTGGCGACGGGGTTTGCCGCGGGCCTGAACGTGTATGCGACAGCTCTGGCGCTGGGAGCGATGGCCCGGCTGCATTGGATCGAGCTTCCGGTCGGCCTGGAATTGCTGGCGAATACATGGATACTTTCAGCGAGCGGGGTGCTGTTCGCGATTGAGGGTGTCGCGGACAAGATTCCGGGCTTCGATTTGATCTGGAACGCTCTCCATACATTCGTACGGATTCCGGTGGCGGCACTGATGGCGTATGCGGCGGGATCGCAGTTGCCACCAGCCGCGCATGTACTGGCTACGTGCCTGGGTGCGGGATTCGCAGCGATCGCCCATGGATCGAAGTCCGCAGCGCGGGTGGCGGTGACGCCGAGCCCGGAGCCGGTCTCAAACATTGCGCTGAGTACGGCGGAGGATGCGGGAGCGGTTGGCCTGAGCTGGGTCGCGGTACATCATCCCTTGACCGGCGCGGCGGTTGTGGCTGCGCTGGCCGTGGGTGGAATCGGGCTGATGTGGTGGGGATACCGGCTGGCCCGAAGCGGCGTACGCAGGCTGGTTCGAAGGCCGACATCGCATTGA
- the nuoI gene encoding NADH-quinone oxidoreductase subunit NuoI: protein MSIVKNAAAIAKGMGITFGQMFQPTEVENYPDGKGPMRGAKFQERFRGKHQLQRDENGLEKCVACFLCAAACPSNCIYIEAAENTETVRISSAERYAKVYNIDYNRCIFCGYCVEACPTDAITHGHGFELASLNATNLVMRKEDLLVQVQVAPGAIGSQKDVAESLA, encoded by the coding sequence ATGTCTATCGTGAAGAACGCCGCCGCTATCGCCAAAGGAATGGGTATCACCTTCGGCCAGATGTTCCAGCCCACCGAGGTCGAGAACTATCCGGACGGCAAGGGGCCGATGCGCGGCGCGAAGTTCCAGGAGCGTTTCCGCGGCAAGCATCAGTTGCAGCGCGATGAGAACGGCCTGGAGAAGTGCGTGGCGTGCTTTCTGTGCGCGGCTGCCTGTCCTTCGAACTGCATCTACATTGAGGCGGCAGAGAACACGGAGACGGTGCGGATCTCGAGTGCGGAGCGGTACGCGAAGGTCTACAACATCGACTACAACCGGTGCATCTTCTGCGGCTATTGCGTAGAGGCCTGCCCGACGGACGCGATCACGCACGGACATGGATTTGAACTGGCTTCGCTGAACGCGACGAACCTTGTGATGCGGAAGGAAGATCTTCTAGTCCAGGTGCAGGTGGCACCGGGCGCGATTGGCTCGCAGAAGGACGTAGCGGAGTCGCTCGCTTAG
- a CDS encoding molybdopterin-binding protein has product MKISGLFRSRNAVLTLALFCSALSVAPAQAQDATGNKPEMMAPADSQMHSAKPKAPSTALTLTLGDKTLTLSPADVAAMPHETVTVVNGHTKASETYSGVPIAAILTKLGLPFEKANEHTLLKTYVVAEGTDGYRSLVSTYETLSTIRGTSVIVADTLAGKPLDKDGIFKLVIPGDTRPQRWVQNLKSLTFKTID; this is encoded by the coding sequence ATGAAGATCTCTGGCCTGTTCCGCTCCCGGAATGCAGTTCTCACTTTGGCGTTGTTTTGCTCCGCCTTATCCGTCGCTCCGGCCCAGGCACAGGACGCCACCGGCAACAAGCCCGAGATGATGGCCCCTGCGGACTCGCAGATGCACTCCGCCAAGCCAAAGGCTCCCTCGACGGCCCTAACCCTCACGCTCGGCGATAAGACTCTGACCCTCTCGCCCGCCGACGTGGCTGCGATGCCCCATGAGACCGTCACCGTCGTCAACGGCCACACCAAAGCATCCGAGACCTACTCGGGCGTCCCCATCGCCGCCATCCTTACCAAACTCGGCCTCCCCTTCGAGAAGGCGAATGAGCACACTCTGCTCAAAACCTACGTCGTCGCCGAAGGCACAGATGGCTACCGAAGCCTGGTCTCCACCTACGAAACCCTCTCGACTATCCGCGGGACCAGCGTCATTGTCGCCGACACGCTTGCCGGAAAGCCCCTCGACAAGGACGGCATCTTCAAGCTCGTCATCCCCGGCGACACCCGCCCGCAACGCTGGGTCCAGAACCTTAAGTCCCTCACGTTCAAGACCATCGATTAG
- a CDS encoding acyloxyacyl hydrolase, giving the protein MTLAELLKRLVLVLCFGVSLQGVEAQVKPDGPDLYGAKNKFGAMVEYSNDSSHIILGQSENIKLGSVGVQYQRRLFATRYFVFSYAAEFRPVILESIPTATQTFTQTFNPPTFPPETYTAPPALTARCVAGVVEFAPPPEVPSIYTSQIATTCGRQTNYAQGLSPAGFRVNFRPRHRLQPTFSTLEGYIFSTKPLPIATAGSFNFAFELGAGLEYYLAPKRSVRLEYQLQHYSNGYTAETNPGVDSGLFKLSYSFGR; this is encoded by the coding sequence ATGACGCTAGCTGAGTTGTTGAAGCGCCTTGTCTTGGTTTTATGCTTTGGAGTTTCTTTACAGGGAGTTGAAGCGCAGGTGAAGCCGGATGGGCCGGACCTCTACGGAGCGAAGAACAAGTTCGGCGCGATGGTGGAGTATTCGAACGATTCGAGCCACATCATTCTGGGGCAGTCGGAGAACATCAAGCTGGGATCGGTGGGCGTGCAGTATCAAAGGCGACTCTTTGCTACGCGCTACTTTGTCTTCTCGTACGCAGCGGAGTTTCGCCCGGTGATACTGGAGAGCATTCCCACGGCAACACAGACATTCACTCAGACCTTTAATCCTCCGACATTCCCGCCGGAGACATACACCGCGCCGCCGGCACTGACCGCCAGATGCGTAGCGGGAGTTGTTGAGTTTGCTCCCCCTCCTGAGGTTCCGTCCATCTATACCTCTCAGATTGCTACCACTTGCGGCAGGCAGACGAATTATGCACAAGGGCTTTCGCCAGCGGGCTTCCGGGTGAACTTTCGTCCCCGGCACCGGCTACAGCCAACCTTCAGCACGCTGGAGGGATATATCTTCTCGACGAAGCCGCTGCCGATAGCAACCGCGGGATCGTTCAACTTTGCCTTTGAGCTTGGCGCGGGGCTGGAGTATTACCTTGCGCCAAAGCGCTCGGTCCGGCTGGAGTACCAGTTGCAGCACTACTCGAATGGCTATACCGCCGAGACAAACCCCGGAGTGGACAGCGGTCTCTTCAAGCTGAGCTACAGCTTCGGGCGGTGA
- a CDS encoding UbiD family decarboxylase, which yields MAYDDLRDWIKRLDKAGELKRIKVEVDPILEMAEIADRAAKLGKGTAKAGGPALLFENVKGYPGARVLMNQFGSLDRMKLALETDSLDAIAERIRVLIKPVMPTGLMDKLKMLPMLAEIGSFFPKVISSRDAACKQVIKRADRGDVIDLLSFPVLQTWPQDGGRFITLPCVITRDPKSGKRNVGMYRMQVYDGQTTGMHWQRQKVAAEHMRERLREAAGDAAAGVDLMALTAGGTAAASSTGSIPSVTQTKIRGERMEVAVAIGTDPATTFSAIVPAPPDVEEYLIAGFLRQKPVELVKCETVDLEVPAHAEIILEGYVELGELRTEGPFGDHTGFYTMQDEYPVFHITCITHRKDPVWAATLVGKPPMEDAWMGKAVERIFLPLMQLTMPEIVDVNLPAEGVFHNLMVVAIRKSYAGQARKVMSGVWAMGQAMFTKCVIVVDEDCDVQDVAEVTLRVANNIDPERDIQFTLGPVDSLDHASRLPNYGSKMGIDATRKWAAEGFTREWPPMLTMDKEVKSKVDAIWKKLGIE from the coding sequence TTGGCTTACGACGATCTACGCGACTGGATAAAGAGGCTCGACAAGGCGGGAGAACTGAAGCGGATCAAGGTAGAGGTGGACCCGATCCTGGAGATGGCGGAGATCGCCGACCGGGCCGCGAAGCTGGGCAAGGGAACGGCAAAGGCTGGTGGGCCGGCACTGCTGTTCGAGAACGTGAAGGGGTATCCCGGCGCTCGTGTGCTGATGAACCAGTTCGGCAGCCTCGACCGGATGAAGTTGGCCTTAGAGACCGATTCGCTGGATGCGATCGCCGAGCGGATTCGAGTGCTCATCAAGCCGGTGATGCCAACCGGGTTGATGGACAAGCTGAAGATGCTGCCGATGCTGGCTGAGATAGGCAGCTTCTTTCCCAAGGTCATCAGCAGCAGAGACGCTGCGTGCAAGCAGGTGATCAAGCGGGCGGATCGTGGCGATGTGATCGACCTGCTGAGCTTCCCGGTACTACAAACGTGGCCGCAGGATGGTGGCCGGTTTATCACGCTGCCGTGCGTGATCACGCGCGATCCGAAGTCCGGCAAGCGCAACGTCGGCATGTACCGGATGCAGGTCTACGACGGGCAGACCACGGGCATGCACTGGCAGCGGCAAAAGGTCGCTGCGGAGCACATGCGCGAGCGGCTTCGCGAGGCCGCGGGTGATGCGGCAGCAGGCGTGGACCTGATGGCGTTGACGGCAGGAGGAACGGCTGCGGCGAGTTCCACCGGCAGCATCCCTTCGGTGACGCAGACGAAGATTCGTGGTGAGCGGATGGAGGTCGCCGTGGCGATCGGTACCGATCCCGCGACCACGTTTTCGGCGATCGTGCCCGCGCCGCCCGATGTCGAGGAATACCTGATCGCGGGCTTCCTGCGGCAGAAACCCGTGGAGTTGGTGAAGTGCGAGACGGTTGACCTCGAAGTTCCGGCCCATGCGGAGATCATTCTCGAAGGCTACGTGGAGCTTGGAGAACTTCGCACCGAAGGGCCATTCGGCGACCATACGGGCTTCTACACCATGCAGGACGAGTACCCGGTCTTCCACATCACCTGCATCACGCATCGCAAGGACCCTGTGTGGGCGGCGACGCTGGTGGGCAAGCCTCCGATGGAGGACGCGTGGATGGGCAAGGCGGTGGAGAGGATCTTCCTGCCACTGATGCAGCTCACCATGCCGGAGATCGTGGACGTAAACCTTCCCGCGGAAGGCGTCTTCCACAACCTGATGGTTGTGGCGATAAGAAAATCTTATGCAGGTCAGGCAAGAAAAGTGATGAGCGGCGTGTGGGCCATGGGGCAGGCGATGTTCACCAAGTGCGTCATCGTAGTCGATGAAGACTGCGACGTGCAGGACGTGGCCGAGGTGACTTTACGTGTTGCCAACAATATCGACCCCGAGCGCGACATCCAGTTCACTCTAGGGCCCGTCGACTCTCTGGACCATGCTTCGCGGCTGCCGAACTACGGGAGCAAGATGGGAATCGATGCAACACGGAAGTGGGCCGCCGAAGGGTTTACGAGAGAGTGGCCACCGATGCTCACCATGGACAAGGAGGTAAAGTCTAAGGTGGACGCTATATGGAAAAAACTGGGGATTGAATGA
- a CDS encoding energy transducer TonB: protein MFEDSLMESQNRLSSPNQRWTTIVSLTLQCSLVAAVIALPLLHPDVLTFHTDAPTITLPLKPPMPRVPHFEPTHSANTPSTPAALPASGTPLPNLRNLGPINSNAEDIPPSTNIGSMTGPSDLPGSIGTSPAGAGNRVTLAPASATGPLHISRGVLAGLLLAPIRPVYPPIAISTRTEGVVVIEAIISKSGRIESAHATSGPELLRNAALEAIRNARYSPYLLNGQPTEVETTITVNFKLAG from the coding sequence ATGTTTGAAGACAGTCTCATGGAGTCGCAGAACCGTCTCTCGTCGCCCAATCAGCGCTGGACGACGATCGTCTCTCTCACGCTGCAATGCTCTCTTGTCGCAGCCGTCATCGCGCTACCCCTGCTGCATCCAGACGTCCTCACCTTCCACACCGACGCGCCCACCATCACTCTGCCACTCAAGCCGCCGATGCCTCGCGTCCCGCACTTCGAACCAACGCACTCTGCGAACACACCATCCACACCAGCCGCACTGCCAGCTTCAGGAACTCCGCTCCCCAATCTGCGCAATCTCGGGCCAATCAACTCGAACGCAGAGGATATCCCGCCATCCACGAACATCGGCAGCATGACGGGTCCAAGCGACCTGCCCGGCAGCATCGGCACATCTCCGGCAGGCGCGGGCAACAGAGTCACACTAGCCCCTGCATCGGCCACTGGTCCGCTCCACATCTCGCGCGGAGTCCTCGCCGGCCTGTTGCTCGCTCCCATCAGGCCGGTGTATCCGCCCATAGCTATCAGCACAAGAACTGAGGGAGTTGTCGTCATCGAGGCGATCATCTCGAAGTCCGGACGTATCGAAAGCGCCCACGCCACCAGCGGACCGGAGCTTCTCCGCAACGCGGCGCTCGAGGCTATCCGAAACGCCCGCTACTCGCCTTATCTGTTGAATGGACAACCGACGGAGGTCGAGACCACCATCACGGTCAACTTCAAGCTGGCTGGTTGA